The genomic region CTCACTCGGTTACTACGGTGCCGTGCTCAAGTCGCTCTACTTCGAATCGGCTCCCGATGCCCCGGCTGATGTGGCCACTTCGAGTTCCTCGGCGAGGACTGTTGCCGTGCTGGCCCTGCTCATCATCGTCTTGAGCGTGTTGCCGCTGGTACTAGGCCCAACGGGTCTGTTCGAGTACTTCGCCGCTCGGTGAGGTGCGCCTCAGCATCGATGGCCCGTGTGATTCGAATCACGATTCGTTGCACCGCTGTTTAGCGGGTGGTATATTCCGTTATGTGTTGCATGCAAATGCAACCCCTTACCCCTGAGCCTCAAGGTGCCGGCCTTGGGGCTCCCCCTTTTCCCGGGGTGTTTGCGGGTCTCCGGTTGCCGTCGATCGGCACAAAGCGCGTGGGTTGTGCGATTCATCACCTCGACGCTGTAACCGCTGTCACAGCACACAGAGGGACATCCTACTGTCGTCCTTGAGTCGGCGTGCCGCGCGCCCGATAGTAGCGGCATGAGAATCTCACCGGAACAAGCAGAGGCCGCCGCAGCGCTCCTCAGAGCGCGCGCAGCGTGCGAATCCGAGCGTTGCCGAGCGGCAGTGTCCTCCGAGGTTCTGGCCGCGGCTCTCGCGCGAGTGATGGAGACGCCGGACCTCGACCCGGAGCGCATGGCCGATGGGATGGCGTACGTGGCATCTCATGTGACCGACCCTCGTGCGGTCGCAGACATGATGATCAACCGCATCATGTCCGATTCGCTCCGCTGAACAAGTTCGCGCTGGTACTGCCCGTCGTCTGGACGCATAATCGTTCAGACACGCTACACCGTACATGGAGGTAGCACGTGAGCAGTAGACCGGCTCGGACAGTCATTACCATCATCATGAATCTGGTCATCGCGGCTGCTATCGCATTGACAGCGCGCTTGGCTGTCGAGTTCTTCGGGCAGCTCTCCGCCAAGTCATGGGGCGAGGCGATCATCGCGATAACTGACCCGCTGGTGATCCCGTTCGGACTCAAAGACATCAAGACACCCTATGGGGGCGTCTTCGACGTGAACGCAGCGCTCATGGTCTGCGGGCTACTGGTCGGAGAGTGGGTTCTCGCCGGCATCCGCGATCGGGCCTGACGTCCGCGTACCTTCATCTGCTCTGATGACTGCCCCGGGGGTGGACAGCCGATGTTCTCGAACGAACGTATGGGAGAGGTGCTCGTCAGGATCGGAATGATCTCTGAGGAGCAGTTGCGCGGCGCGTTGGATGAGCAAGCATCGTCGGGCGGCCGCCTTGGCGATGTCCTGGTTCGTGGCGGTGCGGTGACCGAGGATCAGCTTGCCGCCGGGCTCGCCGAACAGAAGGGCCTTGAATACGTCAGCCTCAGCAGCCTGACGATTGATGATGTTGCTGCGAATCTCCTGCCGGCCCACTTCCTGCAGCGCAAGTCCATCCTGCCGGTCGGGTTTGATGACGGGCGTCTGGTTCTCGCGATGTCCGACCCACTCGATGTTGAGGCGATTGACGAGACCGAGATGCTGACCGGCTACCGTGTGACGCCCATTGTGGCTACGGCCCGACAGATAGACCACGCGATAGAGACCACCGTGATCGGTATGGGAGTTCTGCACCAGCTTGAGGCGGACTTCGGATCCGCCACGACTGCTGATGATGTCGCCGCCGCGTTTGCGGCGGGCGAGAAGGACGCCCCGGTCGTCGGCATCGTCAACCAGGTGTTGCGCGATGCAGTGCGCGAGGGAGCCAGTGACGTCCACTTCGAGCCTGAAGAGACCGGGATCCGGGTGCGGTTCCGCATCGACGGCGTCCTACGTGACGTAACCCGCCTACCCAAGGGCTCTCAGTCAGGGCTGGTCTCGCGACTCAAGATCATGGCCGACATGGACATCGCGGAGCGTCGGCGTCCGCAGGACGGGCGAATCGCGTTCCGTGCGGCTACGGAGCTGGTGGACCTTCGTGTTGCGACGGTTCCCACTCCGGCCGGCGAGGGTGTCGTCATCCGCGTCCTTCATCGCGGAATCGCTGTTGGCTCGATCGAGGGGCTCGGCATGTCCGAGCGCGACAGCACCGTATTGAGGCGGATGCTCTCCAAGCCGTACGGGGCCGTGCTCATCTCGGGTCCCACGGGATCGGGCAAGACCACCACCCTGTACACGGCACTCACAGCGCTCAATAGCCCCCAGCGAAAGATCGTCACCATCGAAGACCCCATCGAGTACACCTTGACGGGAGTCACCCAGATTGCGGTGAACAAGCGTGTGGGAC from Coriobacteriia bacterium harbors:
- the tadA gene encoding Flp pilus assembly complex ATPase component TadA; protein product: MFSNERMGEVLVRIGMISEEQLRGALDEQASSGGRLGDVLVRGGAVTEDQLAAGLAEQKGLEYVSLSSLTIDDVAANLLPAHFLQRKSILPVGFDDGRLVLAMSDPLDVEAIDETEMLTGYRVTPIVATARQIDHAIETTVIGMGVLHQLEADFGSATTADDVAAAFAAGEKDAPVVGIVNQVLRDAVREGASDVHFEPEETGIRVRFRIDGVLRDVTRLPKGSQSGLVSRLKIMADMDIAERRRPQDGRIAFRAATELVDLRVATVPTPAGEGVVIRVLHRGIAVGSIEGLGMSERDSTVLRRMLSKPYGAVLISGPTGSGKTTTLYTALTALNSPQRKIVTIEDPIEYTLTGVTQIAVNKRVGLTFAAGLRNVLRLDPDVVMVGEIRDAETASIAVRAALTGHYVLSSIHTNDAPAAVSRLTEMGVEPYITSSALLGVVAQRLVRVLCPQCKKPVSIPQETLIAAGFSAKVAKSLVTYGPVGCPSCHLTGYTGRMGVFEVLEMDEDIAALYLSNAPGEVLRETAQQMGMTTMRADALNRVALGTTSLDEVNRVVV